Proteins encoded in a region of the Clostridium butyricum genome:
- a CDS encoding ABC transporter permease: protein MINLVKAELRKILCKKSILVLWALILGFGFILIRDFEMLETYADIFYKIEGSLPLIGLVSFITISGNYTREYESNMVGLINTTKNGKKYITIAKAVAAGISIALINVSFALLVGIKGFMFENFKGLDIPIKNLWYFGNSGSEITVLQMYLIMLASIILGSFLLAQIGLTLSSAFKSAAIPFILGGMIMAIPFLAQGWVSKSMLNLIALAPNWLMMSQLMVRYQIPILYRGLSVVISIVLIILLPLIAYKNFTNSKRL from the coding sequence ATGATAAATTTAGTAAAAGCAGAATTGAGAAAAATATTATGTAAAAAAAGTATTTTAGTGCTTTGGGCTTTAATTTTAGGTTTTGGTTTCATTTTAATTAGAGATTTTGAAATGTTAGAAACATATGCTGATATATTTTATAAAATTGAAGGATCTCTTCCTCTTATAGGATTAGTAAGCTTTATAACAATATCAGGTAATTACACAAGAGAATATGAATCAAATATGGTTGGATTAATAAATACAACTAAAAACGGAAAAAAATATATAACAATAGCTAAAGCTGTTGCAGCTGGAATATCGATTGCATTAATTAATGTATCATTTGCTTTATTAGTGGGAATAAAGGGATTTATGTTTGAAAACTTTAAAGGTTTAGATATTCCAATAAAGAATTTATGGTACTTTGGAAATAGTGGATCAGAAATTACAGTATTACAAATGTATCTAATAATGTTAGCTTCAATAATTTTAGGTTCATTTTTATTAGCACAGATAGGATTAACTTTATCATCCGCATTTAAATCAGCAGCTATTCCATTTATTTTGGGAGGCATGATAATGGCAATTCCATTTTTAGCTCAAGGCTGGGTGTCAAAATCAATGCTTAATCTTATAGCATTAGCTCCTAACTGGCTTATGATGAGTCAATTAATGGTTAGATATCAAATTCCAATTTTATATAGAGGATTATCTGTAGTAATATCTATAGTTTTAATAATCTTGTTACCTTTAATTGCATATAAGAATTTTACAAATAGCAAAAGGTTATAG
- a CDS encoding ABC transporter ATP-binding protein translates to MNKLEIKNLTKIYGKKRANDGITVTLENGVYGLLGPNGAGKTTLMKQITTLIKPDKGEILYNGKDIFNMDDKYRNIIGYLPQEFGVYKNFTAKQFLQYVGALKGMSEKNLNSKVNELLELVGLYDVRNKSIGKFSGGMKRRVGIAQVLLNDPKIIVLDEPTAGLDPQERTRFRNLIAKISRDKIIILSTHIISDIESVAKETIMIKEGKLLMKGTHREILSDMNNKVYNIRVNNEEEINRIQEKYKVISIQSDVDSTILRVVSDTMPKELNVESTSARFEDVYMFYFDLENAKEV, encoded by the coding sequence ATGAATAAACTAGAAATTAAAAATCTTACAAAAATATATGGTAAGAAAAGAGCAAACGATGGAATTACAGTTACTTTAGAAAATGGTGTTTATGGATTATTAGGACCTAATGGAGCAGGGAAAACAACTTTAATGAAACAAATAACTACTCTTATAAAACCTGATAAAGGAGAAATTTTATATAATGGGAAAGATATCTTCAACATGGATGATAAGTATAGAAATATTATAGGATATCTTCCACAAGAATTCGGAGTATATAAAAATTTTACAGCAAAACAATTTTTGCAGTATGTTGGTGCACTAAAAGGAATGAGTGAGAAAAATTTAAATTCTAAGGTTAATGAATTACTAGAGCTTGTAGGACTTTATGATGTTAGAAATAAATCCATAGGAAAGTTTTCAGGGGGAATGAAAAGAAGAGTTGGTATTGCACAAGTTTTATTAAATGATCCGAAAATAATAGTTTTAGACGAGCCAACAGCAGGATTAGATCCTCAAGAAAGAACTAGATTTAGAAATTTAATAGCTAAAATATCAAGAGATAAGATAATAATACTTTCAACTCATATAATCTCAGATATAGAGTCAGTTGCAAAAGAAACTATAATGATTAAAGAAGGTAAATTACTCATGAAAGGAACTCATAGAGAAATATTATCTGATATGAATAACAAAGTTTATAATATAAGGGTTAATAATGAAGAAGAGATTAATAGAATTCAAGAAAAATATAAAGTAATAAGTATTCAAAGTGATGTTGATTCAACTATATTAAGAGTAGTTTCAGATACAATGCCAAAGGAATTAAATGTGGAATCTACATCAGCAAGATTTGAAGATGTATATATGTTTTATTTTGATTTAGAAAATGCAAAAGAGGTGTAA
- a CDS encoding membrane protein, whose product MINWEFKKLIKSKSMIISLLILIFTLLITVFIKPTLETENSYIDDQKGYIQDTRDENEIANEKFNIKLSVLTDLSNEENDESEFSSQIASMSKEKINNLKSSKYEEVRFWQVFNYRAANPLINIAMLVIIMIIISNLYTDEIISSVKDIILSSKEKKKVLNSKIIIAFLIPILIYSIYLVGIFILTYIQQGAPVNGHLEAFRIVDNITLLNGNPNISSYILNNIILALLMFEGFAMSAMFFSFISISSISSISMFGIFIVFNKVISTLKFIPGVFLSVLSYGNYYDLIFNFNNLMGSYMGHINLFENQFGLISIVKVMLLLTFIISTILCFIVSKTKYINR is encoded by the coding sequence ATGATAAATTGGGAATTTAAAAAGTTAATTAAGTCTAAAAGTATGATTATTTCATTATTAATCTTAATTTTTACACTTTTAATTACAGTATTTATTAAGCCAACATTAGAAACAGAAAATTCATATATAGACGATCAAAAAGGATATATACAAGACACTAGAGATGAAAATGAAATAGCTAATGAAAAATTTAATATTAAGCTATCAGTTTTGACAGATTTAAGTAATGAAGAAAATGATGAAAGTGAATTTTCATCACAAATCGCTTCTATGTCAAAAGAAAAAATAAACAATTTAAAAAGTTCAAAATATGAAGAAGTGAGATTTTGGCAAGTGTTTAATTATAGAGCTGCTAATCCACTTATAAATATAGCTATGCTTGTTATTATAATGATCATTATATCTAATCTGTACACAGATGAAATTATATCTTCTGTAAAAGATATAATACTTTCATCCAAAGAAAAGAAAAAGGTATTAAATTCAAAGATAATAATAGCATTTTTGATTCCTATATTGATTTACAGTATTTATTTAGTGGGGATTTTTATCCTAACATATATTCAACAAGGAGCTCCTGTTAATGGGCATTTAGAAGCTTTTAGAATCGTAGATAATATAACATTATTGAATGGAAATCCTAATATAAGTTCATATATTTTAAATAATATTATACTAGCACTTTTAATGTTTGAAGGTTTTGCTATGTCAGCTATGTTCTTTTCATTTATTAGCATATCATCTATAAGTTCAATAAGTATGTTTGGAATATTTATTGTATTTAATAAAGTGATTTCAACTTTGAAATTTATCCCTGGAGTATTCTTATCAGTACTTTCATATGGAAACTACTATGATTTAATATTTAATTTCAATAATTTAATGGGCAGCTACATGGGACATATTAATTTATTTGAAAATCAATTTGGACTTATAAGTATAGTAAAAGTTATGTTGTTATTAACATTTATCATTTCAACAATATTGTGCTTTATAGTGAGCAAGACAAAGTATATTAATAGATAA
- a CDS encoding DUF1659 domain-containing protein, with amino-acid sequence MAVNKIAESASFSIEVRKGTDSLGNPTYSKKSFSNVKDGADPEKVLAVANAVKSVLSDETRNVYMTVSDQLIQA; translated from the coding sequence ATGGCAGTAAACAAAATCGCTGAAAGTGCAAGTTTTTCAATTGAGGTAAGAAAGGGTACAGACTCACTTGGCAACCCAACTTACAGTAAAAAATCTTTTTCTAATGTAAAAGATGGTGCAGATCCTGAAAAGGTACTTGCTGTTGCAAATGCAGTTAAATCAGTTTTGTCTGATGAGACTAGAAATGTTTATATGACTGTAAGTGATCAGTTAATTCAGGCATAA
- a CDS encoding DUF2922 domain-containing protein, with amino-acid sequence MEYILTLTFMTETGKKNSLTISGVKEDVTSEQANALMDNIISNDIFETKNGAYISKVEAKLTQRKITTFDAE; translated from the coding sequence ATGGAATATATTTTAACTTTAACTTTTATGACTGAAACTGGTAAGAAAAATTCTCTTACTATCTCTGGTGTTAAGGAAGATGTTACTTCTGAGCAAGCTAATGCTCTTATGGATAATATCATTTCTAATGATATCTTTGAAACAAAGAACGGTGCTTATATAAGCAAAGTTGAAGCCAAGCTTACTCAAAGAAAAATCACAACTTTTGATGCAGAATAA
- a CDS encoding phage antirepressor Ant: protein MINEIKVGKNNLLVREVAKLASRYGVIIGEKRLWNILREWGLIFKNSTEPKQCGIDRGYFIVIEGFAQNGQYRFPFYTTRVTPKGQEYIINRIRLMDSEEFIIED, encoded by the coding sequence TTGATTAATGAAATAAAAGTTGGTAAAAATAATCTGCTTGTGAGAGAAGTTGCAAAATTAGCTTCAAGATATGGAGTGATTATAGGAGAAAAAAGGTTATGGAATATTTTAAGGGAATGGGGACTTATATTTAAGAACTCAACAGAACCAAAACAATGTGGAATTGACAGAGGATACTTTATTGTTATTGAAGGTTTCGCACAAAATGGTCAATATAGATTTCCTTTTTATACAACGAGAGTTACACCAAAGGGACAAGAATATATTATAAATCGAATAAGGTTAATGGACAGTGAAGAATTTATAATTGAAGATTAG
- a CDS encoding helix-turn-helix domain-containing protein: MNDNKKMREIVARIKKRREELNLSYEDLSKRTGFGSSTLQRYETGAINRIPIDRFEELAKGLEIEPYKLMGWDEDYLLSQDRKNETDGDIVDLHNAFLKLNEIGRKKILEYIFDILSIDKYVQTCDQSIEITNQAKHNTELNNESETNTYTSSSQPAKLEEMFTTVAAHNDGIDPDKEKEIDAVFLQAILNDKNKK, translated from the coding sequence ATGAACGATAACAAGAAAATGAGAGAAATAGTCGCAAGAATAAAAAAAAGACGTGAAGAATTAAATTTATCGTATGAAGATTTATCTAAAAGAACTGGTTTTGGAAGCTCTACTCTTCAAAGATATGAAACAGGAGCAATAAACAGAATTCCAATAGATAGATTTGAAGAATTAGCTAAAGGACTTGAAATTGAACCTTATAAGCTTATGGGATGGGATGAAGATTATCTACTATCACAAGATAGAAAAAATGAAACTGATGGTGATATAGTAGATTTACATAATGCTTTTCTAAAATTAAACGAAATAGGAAGAAAAAAAATCCTAGAATATATCTTTGATATTCTTTCAATAGATAAATATGTACAGACTTGTGACCAATCTATTGAGATAACTAATCAAGCTAAACATAATACTGAACTTAATAATGAATCAGAAACTAATACATATACTTCATCTTCTCAGCCAGCCAAATTAGAAGAAATGTTTACAACAGTAGCTGCACACAATGATGGAATTGATCCTGATAAGGAAAAAGAAATTGATGCTGTATTTTTACAAGCAATATTAAATGATAAGAATAAGAAATAA
- a CDS encoding sigma-70 family RNA polymerase sigma factor — protein sequence MDYKYIETLVKQSKDGNEISKENLAKEFTPYIKNLCSKTFIHGYDFYDLQNECFQSLFKCVSSYNLENHRFVAYATNGIKNNLYDLIRKNQNRKIFDGNDCLIITDEFQRSLISNEINAEDLMCRKCDYAEIRNALNKLTHTEHEIIIFLFFPKTSSKHTLKEFSVLKNISYSAAIKRKSTALRKLYELLQPIFYGGELHGN from the coding sequence ATGGATTATAAATACATTGAAACATTAGTCAAACAATCAAAAGATGGTAATGAAATATCTAAAGAAAATTTAGCAAAGGAATTTACCCCTTATATAAAAAATTTATGCAGCAAGACTTTCATCCACGGATATGATTTTTATGATTTGCAAAATGAATGCTTCCAAAGTCTCTTTAAATGTGTGTCATCATATAACTTAGAAAATCATAGATTTGTTGCCTATGCCACAAATGGAATAAAGAATAATCTATATGACTTGATACGTAAAAATCAAAACAGAAAAATATTTGATGGAAATGACTGCCTTATAATAACAGATGAATTTCAAAGAAGCCTGATCTCAAATGAAATTAATGCAGAAGATTTAATGTGTAGAAAATGTGATTATGCTGAAATTAGAAATGCATTAAATAAACTTACACATACTGAACATGAAATAATAATCTTCTTATTTTTTCCAAAAACTTCTTCTAAACACACACTAAAAGAGTTCTCAGTTTTAAAAAATATATCATATTCAGCTGCTATAAAAAGAAAAAGTACTGCATTAAGAAAACTTTATGAACTGTTACAACCTATTTTTTATGGAGGTGAGTTACATGGAAATTAA
- a CDS encoding YvrJ family protein yields the protein MEINELMNLIVNNGFPVAVSAYLLIRLEKQLSSLSTSINKLNTIISAKLGVVVDTDNKSDSSEKSA from the coding sequence ATGGAAATTAATGAGTTAATGAATCTTATTGTAAATAATGGATTTCCAGTTGCTGTAAGCGCATATCTTTTAATTCGTTTAGAAAAACAGCTTAGTTCATTATCAACTTCTATAAATAAACTCAACACTATAATTTCTGCTAAGCTTGGAGTTGTTGTTGATACTGATAATAAAAGTGATTCTTCTGAGAAAAGTGCTTGA
- a CDS encoding Uma2 family endonuclease, translating into MGVDFKQHFLEKEEWIDTIKFMSPRPCYNHIEIQGEIYLQFRQYFKKKCNVSIEAALFLTKEEPETIKSDKNKIDLLVKSKKAEVAPDVAVYCDKNQIFYRGYIGIPQLVVEVLSPSNSDDDLIIKKDLYESYGVPEYWIVSPMSKKVWIYSLVDDKYELKHSCTLNDKFKSIRFSDLEVDLSDVELIDENE; encoded by the coding sequence ATGGGAGTAGATTTTAAACAACATTTCCTTGAAAAGGAAGAATGGATTGATACTATAAAGTTTATGTCGCCGAGACCATGTTATAATCACATAGAGATACAAGGGGAAATATATTTACAGTTTAGACAGTATTTTAAAAAGAAATGTAATGTGTCTATTGAAGCAGCTTTATTTTTAACAAAAGAAGAACCAGAAACTATAAAAAGTGATAAAAATAAAATAGACTTATTAGTTAAGTCTAAAAAGGCAGAAGTAGCTCCTGATGTTGCAGTTTATTGTGATAAGAATCAAATTTTTTATAGAGGATATATAGGTATACCACAGTTGGTTGTTGAAGTATTAAGTCCATCTAATTCTGACGATGATTTAATTATAAAAAAGGATTTATATGAAAGTTATGGTGTTCCTGAATATTGGATTGTATCACCAATGAGCAAAAAGGTATGGATCTATTCATTAGTTGATGATAAGTATGAATTAAAACATAGCTGCACTTTAAATGATAAATTTAAGTCCATAAGATTTTCAGATTTAGAAGTAGATTTATCTGATGTTGAATTAATAGATGAGAACGAATAA
- a CDS encoding DEAD/DEAH box helicase — translation MSLYLDRLERNLYKLADIKTIKDAEIDLNNNNVEIGNIRRDDNDENIIHIFGKTQGERYYIRSHVAINTKKSQIIFNDCNCKYGYYSDEICKHVAAIILLYISESRREEKEEKILHDNMGVNLINYVKVFNAPKENVKLEVFIDKYAQSDTYDISFKIGQNRMYVLKSLQDFVYARLNKSDLEFGKGFTYSPSRQRFNKSDEEVCRYIEEFVSVALRSNYREFIVKGKYMYISDISLRKFLEMNIGKEITLNDEKFTVLKEDIPIKFKLDKNNDKYILKLDDKNVFSLTPRNDVYLFNGKIYLPSQNQIKIITPILQFISQYNIVEFKEENKADLFNNIVSGIESCGNEVVLDKKIDNIISEKLNVQFKLDYKKKKMVLDVDLKYGNEVVKFYNQSDIKEKIIIRDNNKEQDILNTLDELNFEYNNKQFVFEGNEEDLYNFIKEDYKKLEPFGDIYYSDRLKEKKVYINPKITAGINTSDNDYLEFKFQIEDINPAEYKNILEALNEKRKYYKLKDDSFISLENEELGDFLRLVDNMDNKNKDGKINIGRNKAVVLNNYIKDKKLDFIEGTDIIEDISKKLYNLKKIKFKVPKNLNAELRKYQITGFNWFNNLSYLGFGGILADEMGLGKTIQTIAFLLSEKNKTTLIVAPTSLIYNWKNEFYKFAPSMKIGIVHGLKDERSEVLKNFKNYDVILTTYGTLRNDEEEYKSIKFDYCILDEGQNIKNPVAQNTTSVKNINAENRFVLTGTPIENNLIELWSIFDFLMPGYLDSVNTFKNKFVNKNDSVIELQKYIKPFMLRRLKKDVIKELPEKIEKNHYVELAKEQKKLYVSYVNEIKEKMESEEFKDDKITIFSYLTKLRQLCLDPSVIYDNYKGKNSKSDELISILHDYIEDNHKILVFSQFTSVLKNISNKLDEEKINHMYLDGSVNASKRLELVQEFNENKDIKVFLISLKAGGTGLNLTSADIVVHFDPWWNPAVEEQATDRAHRIGQKNIVQVIKLISEGTIEDKIINMQEEKKKLINDVIDSSYTSENVLKSLSSDELKSLFE, via the coding sequence ATGTCTTTATATTTAGATAGATTAGAGCGTAATTTATATAAATTAGCGGATATTAAAACAATTAAAGATGCTGAAATAGATTTAAATAATAACAATGTAGAGATCGGAAATATAAGAAGAGATGACAATGATGAAAATATAATACACATATTTGGAAAGACTCAAGGAGAGAGATATTATATTAGAAGTCATGTAGCCATTAATACAAAAAAATCACAGATAATTTTTAATGATTGTAACTGCAAATATGGATATTATTCAGATGAGATATGCAAACATGTAGCTGCAATTATACTTTTATACATATCAGAATCTAGAAGAGAAGAAAAAGAGGAAAAAATATTACATGATAATATGGGTGTTAATCTTATAAATTATGTTAAGGTTTTTAATGCTCCCAAGGAAAATGTAAAATTAGAAGTTTTTATTGATAAATATGCACAATCTGATACATATGATATAAGTTTTAAAATAGGTCAAAACAGAATGTATGTTTTGAAAAGTTTACAAGACTTTGTTTATGCAAGATTAAATAAGAGTGATTTAGAATTTGGAAAAGGCTTTACTTATTCACCATCAAGGCAGAGATTCAATAAAAGTGATGAAGAAGTATGTAGATATATAGAAGAATTCGTATCAGTTGCATTACGCTCTAATTACAGAGAGTTTATTGTAAAAGGTAAATATATGTACATAAGTGATATTTCTCTAAGAAAGTTTTTGGAAATGAATATAGGTAAAGAAATAACACTAAATGATGAGAAATTTACAGTATTAAAAGAAGATATTCCAATTAAATTTAAACTTGATAAAAACAATGATAAATACATATTAAAGCTTGATGATAAAAATGTTTTTTCTTTAACTCCTAGAAATGACGTTTATTTATTTAATGGAAAAATATATCTTCCTTCACAAAATCAAATTAAGATAATTACTCCAATATTACAGTTTATCAGCCAATATAATATAGTAGAGTTTAAAGAGGAAAATAAAGCTGACTTATTTAACAATATAGTATCGGGAATTGAGTCATGTGGAAATGAAGTAGTTTTAGATAAAAAAATAGATAATATTATAAGTGAAAAGCTTAATGTTCAATTTAAGCTTGATTATAAAAAGAAGAAAATGGTTCTGGATGTAGATTTGAAATATGGAAATGAAGTTGTGAAATTTTATAATCAGTCAGACATAAAAGAAAAAATAATAATTCGTGATAACAATAAAGAACAGGATATCCTTAATACATTAGATGAATTAAATTTTGAATATAATAATAAGCAGTTTGTGTTTGAAGGAAATGAAGAAGATTTATATAATTTCATCAAAGAAGATTATAAGAAATTAGAACCATTTGGAGATATATATTATTCAGATAGATTAAAAGAAAAAAAGGTATATATAAATCCTAAAATAACAGCAGGAATAAATACCAGCGATAATGATTATCTTGAGTTTAAATTTCAAATAGAAGATATCAATCCGGCAGAGTATAAAAACATTCTTGAAGCTCTTAATGAAAAAAGAAAATATTATAAACTTAAGGATGACAGTTTTATAAGTCTTGAAAATGAAGAATTAGGTGATTTTTTAAGACTTGTAGACAACATGGATAATAAGAATAAAGATGGAAAAATAAATATTGGTAGAAATAAAGCAGTAGTATTAAATAATTATATTAAGGATAAAAAACTTGATTTTATAGAAGGCACAGATATCATAGAAGATATTTCAAAAAAATTATATAATTTAAAGAAAATCAAATTTAAAGTTCCGAAGAATTTAAATGCTGAACTTAGAAAATATCAGATTACAGGCTTTAATTGGTTTAATAATTTAAGCTATCTTGGATTTGGTGGAATTTTAGCTGATGAAATGGGACTTGGTAAAACAATTCAGACAATAGCTTTTTTATTATCTGAAAAGAATAAAACTACATTAATTGTTGCGCCAACATCTCTTATTTATAACTGGAAAAATGAATTTTATAAATTTGCACCTTCAATGAAAATTGGAATTGTTCATGGGTTGAAAGATGAGAGAAGTGAGGTTTTAAAAAACTTTAAGAATTATGATGTTATACTTACAACTTATGGAACCCTTAGAAACGATGAAGAAGAATATAAATCAATAAAATTTGATTATTGTATTTTAGATGAAGGTCAGAATATAAAGAATCCAGTTGCACAAAATACAACAAGTGTTAAAAATATAAATGCTGAAAATAGATTTGTTCTTACAGGAACACCAATAGAAAATAATCTTATTGAACTTTGGAGCATATTCGATTTCTTAATGCCAGGATATTTAGACAGTGTAAATACTTTCAAAAATAAATTTGTAAATAAAAATGATTCGGTTATAGAATTACAAAAATACATAAAACCATTTATGCTTAGAAGATTGAAAAAAGATGTTATAAAAGAACTTCCAGAAAAAATAGAGAAAAATCATTATGTGGAGCTTGCTAAAGAACAAAAGAAATTATATGTTTCATACGTGAATGAGATTAAAGAAAAGATGGAATCAGAAGAATTTAAGGATGATAAGATAACTATATTTTCTTATCTAACTAAACTTAGACAGCTATGTCTTGATCCATCGGTAATTTATGATAATTATAAAGGAAAAAACTCAAAGAGTGATGAATTGATTTCTATTTTGCATGATTATATAGAAGATAATCACAAGATTCTTGTATTTTCACAGTTTACATCAGTACTTAAAAATATTTCAAATAAATTGGATGAAGAAAAAATTAATCATATGTATCTTGATGGTTCTGTAAATGCTTCAAAAAGATTAGAGCTTGTGCAGGAATTTAATGAAAATAAAGATATAAAAGTATTTCTTATTTCATTAAAAGCAGGGGGAACAGGATTAAACCTTACAAGTGCGGATATAGTAGTACATTTTGATCCATGGTGGAATCCAGCTGTGGAAGAACAGGCAACCGATAGAGCTCATAGAATAGGTCAGAAAAATATTGTTCAGGTTATAAAACTTATATCAGAAGGAACTATAGAAGATAAGATTATAAATATGCAGGAAGAAAAAAAGAAGCTTATTAATGATGTTATCGATAGCAGCTATACTTCTGAAAATGTACTTAAATCTCTATCAAGTGATGAACTTAAGTCATTGTTTGAGTAA
- a CDS encoding HepT-like ribonuclease domain-containing protein, protein MVYYKYKKEKLESKFSESKVFLLKIKECIKRNPDGTDDIIDEAMISYFNSFCEFIIDMCETYLVTTENYIPNKSGPEIIELSSDFGFISKEDSKKLQSIVKIRNRYTHDYYQRKLARERILKICKTELCFLKMFLNISEEKIYLELR, encoded by the coding sequence ATGGTTTATTATAAGTATAAGAAAGAGAAATTAGAATCGAAATTTTCTGAAAGTAAGGTATTTTTACTTAAGATAAAAGAATGCATAAAAAGAAATCCTGATGGAACTGATGATATTATAGATGAAGCTATGATTTCATATTTTAATTCTTTTTGTGAATTTATAATAGATATGTGCGAAACATATCTTGTAACTACAGAAAATTATATTCCTAATAAATCAGGGCCTGAAATTATTGAATTATCCAGCGACTTTGGATTTATTTCTAAAGAAGATTCAAAAAAGCTTCAAAGTATAGTGAAAATTAGAAATAGATATACTCATGATTACTATCAGAGAAAATTAGCACGTGAAAGAATTTTAAAAATTTGTAAGACGGAATTATGCTTTTTAAAGATGTTTTTAAATATATCAGAAGAAAAAATTTATCTTGAGTTAAGATAA
- a CDS encoding nucleotidyltransferase domain-containing protein gives MEKLMIKDCQLNNECLKDVLSIGIFGSYHEECFDKNRSDIDVMILLKKELDFDEEFEIEDYLDGILPEYFNHNNIHYTFIHDFHYPFSELLLMSEDKIIFDEEKYLDYLLGYSAFKRDREPLEVIRNENLKELEAIKNGLL, from the coding sequence ATGGAAAAATTAATGATAAAAGATTGCCAATTAAATAATGAATGTTTAAAAGATGTTTTATCTATAGGTATATTTGGAAGTTATCATGAAGAATGTTTTGATAAGAATAGAAGTGATATTGACGTTATGATCCTTTTGAAAAAAGAATTAGATTTTGATGAAGAATTTGAAATTGAAGATTATTTAGATGGCATTTTACCAGAATACTTTAATCATAATAATATTCATTATACTTTTATACATGATTTTCATTATCCATTTAGTGAACTTTTACTCATGAGTGAAGATAAAATAATATTTGATGAAGAAAAGTATTTAGATTATTTACTTGGATATTCTGCATTTAAAAGAGATAGGGAACCATTGGAAGTTATTAGAAATGAAAATTTAAAGGAATTGGAGGCTATAAAGAATGGTTTATTATAA